A stretch of Episyrphus balteatus chromosome 2, idEpiBalt1.1, whole genome shotgun sequence DNA encodes these proteins:
- the LOC129910735 gene encoding ras-related protein Rap-2c produces MREFKVVVLGSGGVGKSALTVQFVSGCFIEKYDPTIEDFYRKEIEVDNSPCVLEILDTAGTEQFASMRDLYIKNGHGFIVMYSLTNHQTFQDISSMKNVINRVKGSQPAPILLVANKFDLDCQREVSTAEGNALAQQWECPFIEASAKDRINVNEVFATIVREMNISSEKRQKKSDWCCTLL; encoded by the coding sequence atgcGCGAATTCAAAGTTGTCGTCTTGGGGTCTGGGGGTGTGGGCAAATCCGCCCTCACAGTGCAATTTGTGTCGGGCTGCTTCATTGAGAAGTACGACCCCACTATCGAGGATTTCTATCGAAAAGAAATCGAAGTCGATAACTCTCCATGCGTGCTCGAGATCCTCGACACCGCTGGCACAGAGCAATTCGCTTCAATGCGAGATCTCTACATTAAGAATGGCCACGGTTTCATTGTTATGTACTCGCTGACCAATCACCAGACCTTCCAGGATATATCGAGCATGAAGAATGTCATTAATCGCGTCAAGGGCAGTCAGCCCGCCCCCATTCTCCTAGTCGCTAATAAATTTGATCTAGACTGCCAAAGAGAGGTCTCCACAGCTGAGGGCAATGCTTTGGCCCAACAATGGGAATGCCCTTTTATTGAGGCATCGGCCAAGGATCGAATCAATGTCAACGAAGTGTTTGCAACAATTGTAAGGGAAATGAATATTTCCTCTGagaaaagacagaaaaaaagtGATTGGTGTTGCACGCTCTTATAG
- the LOC129911738 gene encoding B-cell CLL/lymphoma 7 protein family member A translates to MSRSVRAETRSRAKDDIKRVMQAVDKVRHWEKKWVTIGDTTMKIYKWVPISNSEKKKVHHHSHHSSSKDKENTSQKSTPPQITPSYTGGLTAEDSNTCFSMVSDSQGATEFVSSMPFSEDSNSQGSDGPVKRLKTSD, encoded by the exons ATGTCCCGTAGTGTACGCGCTGAGACACGAAGTCGTGCCAAAGACGACATCAAGCGTGTAATGCAAGCCGTCGATAAAGTTCGacattg ggaaaaaaaatggGTAACCATCGGTGATACAACAATGAAAATTTACAAATGGGTGCCAATATCTAACAGCGAAAAGAAAAAAGTCCACCACCACTCGCACCATTCGAGTTCCAAAGACAAGGAGAACACATCCCAAAAAAGTACACCTCCCCAAATAACCCCAAGCTATACCGGAGGCCTCACTGCCGAGGATTCAAACACTT GTTTCTCAATGGTGAGTGATTCACAAGGTGCCACTGAGTTCGTCTCGAGTATGCCGTTCTCAGAAGATTCCAACTCTCAAGGCAGCGATGGACCTGTGAAACGCTTAAAGACGAGCGATTAA